The following are encoded together in the Mycteria americana isolate JAX WOST 10 ecotype Jacksonville Zoo and Gardens chromosome 2, USCA_MyAme_1.0, whole genome shotgun sequence genome:
- the NPBWR1 gene encoding neuropeptides B/W receptor type 1: MENSSLPETNSSCAGGPMDCTGRGDAGLNMSTPPLSPSFYVTVPVIYSVICAVGLTGNTAVIYVILKAPKMKTVTNIFILNLAIADELFTLVLPINIADYLLLQWPFGEFMCKLIVSIDQYNTFSSIYFLTVMSIDRYLVVVATTKSRKMSYRTYRAAKIVSLCVWSFVTVIILPFTVFAKIHKEQGRSQCVFVFPHPETVWWKGCRIYTLILGFAIPVSTICILYTTMLCRLRRVHLHSNAKALDRAKKKVTLMVVVILAVCLFCWTPYHLSTVVALTTDIPQTPLIIGISYFITSLSYANSCFNPFLYAFLDDSFRKSFRKLIDCRNTS, encoded by the coding sequence ATGGAGAACTCCTCCCTCCCCGAGACCAATTCCTCATGTGCAGGTGGGCCCATGGACTGCACCGGAAGAGGGGATGCAGGGCTGAATATGTCTACTCCCCCACTGAGCCCCAGCTTCTACGTCACAGTGCCTGTCATCTACTCAGTCATCTGTGCCGTGGGGCTGACAGGCAACACCGCTGTCATCTATGTAATCCTCAAAGccccaaaaatgaaaacagtcacCAACATCTTCATCCTCAACCTGGCCATTGCTGATGAGCTCTTTACCTTGGTGCTACCCATCAACATTGCTGACTACCTGCTCCTGCAGTGGCCCTTCGGAGAGTTCATGTGCAAGCTCATCGTCTCCATAGACCAGTATAACACCTTCTCCAGCATCTACTTCCTCACTGTCATGAGCATTGACCGCTACCTGGTTGTGGTGGCCACCACCAAGTCCAGGAAGATGTCCTACCGCACCTACCGAGCAGCCAAGATTGTGAGCCTGTGCGTCTGGTCCTTTGTCACAGTCATCATCCTGCCCTTCACTGTCTTTGCTAAGATACACAAGGAGCAGGGGCGCTCCCAGTGCGTCTTCGTGTTCCCCCACCCTGAGACCGTGTGGTGGAAAGGCTGCCGGATCTACACCCTTATTTTAGGCTTTGCCATCCCAGTGTCCACCATCTGCATCCTCTACACCACCATGCTGTGCAGACTGAGACGTGTGCACCTCCATAGCAATGCAAAAGCCCTGgacagagccaaaaaaaaagttacactgaTGGTTGTTGTCATCTTGGCTGTATGCCTGTTCTGCTGGACACCCTATCACCTTAGCACGGTGGTGGCCCTCACCACAGACATCCCACAAACTCCACTGATCATTGGGATTTCCTACTTCATCACTAGCTTGAGTTATGCCAACAGCTGCTTCAACCCTTTCCTGTATGCCTTTCTGGATGACAGTTTCCGGAAGAGCTTTCGCAAATTGATAGACTGCAGAAACACCTCATAG